Within the Glycine max cultivar Williams 82 chromosome 12, Glycine_max_v4.0, whole genome shotgun sequence genome, the region ATTCTTAATAAAGCAACTGCTGAGAGGACATGCTAATTATGATAGTGTCCAAATGACTAGTTTTAAAACATGCTATCtgaatattgaaataaaaatattaatatatgatcTTTGGAGACCTGCAACTAccttacaaataattttaattattttaataaaataaacaattattatcttaaaaatatgttaactAAGCATTAaactaatataattaatcaGAATGATtgatttcattaataattaaaaatgaacatAATAGCTCTAGCAAGGCAGATTAATCTTAAACATGCACTCATAAAAGTAAGATGGAATTCACTAGGGACTGAAAAGTTTGGATTCAGTAGAAACGAAACGACTATCGTCTGATTAGGCTATTATGAGGTAAACTTCTCAGGAAGAACGCAAAGGTACCGTGGCGTACGTGAATCATATATCATTGCTTCTCCTCTTTTGATCTTACCTTACACCTTAAAAATTACTTGTGTAGATAACAATAAATGAATCTTACATAAACAAACGAGTTTTGCATAGTCTCTTTTGTTTCACACATTCCAAATCTCTCCTCAGATGCCTCGCTTATCTTAACTTTATATTAGTACGTGATTGAGAAGTTAAGGTTTGTCTTTGGGATATATATAAGGATTGTAACTGATTTGtaagataattatatattatgtgtttataagtTTATTCctatgataaataaaaagacCTGTGTAGAGAAATATAGCaatcataatataatatgatgTAATCACACcagtataattaatttgatgagATGAGAATAGAGGATGGgagaggaattttttttaaaaaaagttgaaacaaaagAAGGCAAAGAACTGAGACAGGGGTCCCAATAACCAGCTAATGGGCATGGCATCCCTCGTCAGAATCCTGTCCCTTTGGTATAGAGGACACTCACAGgacactttcttttcttttgcttttcattTAACTTTTCCTTTTCTCAATAATCTATATTAGTTTTAATTCTTTCTTAGGTCTCCAAAGCACCTTTATTCTCTGGGTACTACAAAAAGCTAAGCTAATGTGCATCTAGATATTGAAACTCACGGCCTCATCTTActacaaattaatataaaaaaaatggttacattatttatttatatattcatctAACAATCTTATtccttatttctttaatttctcttcttttggTATCTCTTTATTTcttgtaaaataaaagatataaatttgtcGTAAGTATTCGACATGCACTCCGTTGATATATATCCCCAAATGCTAAAGAAGAAAGAGTGATAAGTAATTAAGAATGGAAGAGATGGAGTTTGATTATGAAGAGGTTGTAAAAGCAACGGAAAACTTCAACCCTAGAAGAATCATAGGCAAAGGAAGCCATGGCATGGTCTACAAAGGCGTTCTTTTCAACGACAGATTGCAGGTTGCTGTGAAGAAGCCATCTGAAGGCCTTGAATCACTCCACGACAACTCCAAGCTCGAAAACGAAATCCGAGTTCTATCTTCTCTACGCGAAAGTCCTCATGTGGTTAATCTTCTGGGGACGAGTAGCTATAATGATCACAAGAAGCTCATCGTGATGGAACTCATGCCCAATGGTTCCCTCCATGACTTGCTCCATGGCCATGCTAATAAAACCACGTGGCCAAAACGCGTTGAAATCGCCATGCAAATTGCTCGTGCAGTTCAGTTTCTTCACGAAGCTGTAGTGATTCACAGAGACATCAAGTCCTCTAACATCTTGTTTGATTCACATTGGAATGCTAAGTTGGCAGATTTTGGACTCGCGGTGAAAGGAGGATTGAGTGAACCGGGTCCTGCTCCCGCAGGGACAATAGGGTACATAGACCCATGTTACACCACCCCAGATAAACTTAGCACCAAAAACGACATTTTCAGCTTTGGGGTTGTGCTGTTGGAGATCATAAGTGGTAGAAAAGCCATTGATGTGTGCAAAACGCCGGCTTCAATTGTGGAGCGGGTGAAGACGAGTGATGAGTTGAAAGAATTTTGTGACACGAGAATGCCACTGCCACCGAATTACATGGTTGGTAGCGTCACTCGCTTGTTAAGCTTTGCTGCACGATGTGTGTCACTAAATGAAGAAGAACGTCCTTGGGCAGGGGAAGTTGTTATGGGAATGGAAATGGAGTTAAATTGCTTCTTCAGAGTCCCTGCTTGGAGATTATGCGTTTTGAAGGGTGTGGTGTGGTTCAGAAACAGAAAGAGGAGGAAGAAGCCTTTTGTGAGTATTATAAGTGTGTCAAGTGGGAAGAAGAAGTCATCGATGACCATGACCATCAAGGACGTTTTGGCTGATCTTACATTCCATTCTTGATGACTGAGGCTCAACTCGTTTTTCTCAATGTTCAACCGCTTTAAtacataaaatatgttttgtttttgggCCTGCAGGGAAAGGGAATGCACTACAAACATTCGTACCAAGCCTAATTAACGTGATGGTTACGTATGGGGTAGGCAGAGAATACAAAGCCTTTAAGGGGATGCCCATGAATCATGATGATTTCgagcttttttt harbors:
- the LOC100305389 gene encoding serine/threonine protein kinase: MEEMEFDYEEVVKATENFNPRRIIGKGSHGMVYKGVLFNDRLQVAVKKPSEGLESLHDNSKLENEIRVLSSLRESPHVVNLLGTSSYNDHKKLIVMELMPNGSLHDLLHGHANKTTWPKRVEIAMQIARAVQFLHEAVVIHRDIKSSNILFDSHWNAKLADFGLAVKGGLSEPGPAPAGTIGYIDPCYTTPDKLSTKNDIFSFGVVLLEIISGRKAIDVCKTPASIVERVKTSDELKEFCDTRMPLPPNYMVGSVTRLLSFAARCVSLNEEERPWAGEVVMGMEMELNCFFRVPAWRLCVLKGVVWFRNRKRRKKPFVSIISVSSGKKKSSMTMTIKDVLADLTFHS